A single genomic interval of bacterium harbors:
- the flgN gene encoding flagellar export chaperone FlgN, with product MIDKELTELLVVLKSELETGEELLKISKSQKHCIKNSDLNELKVNVDNSEDLLVKIMNMEDERRRIILNISSILNIPCEKLTISEIIKNSKRENSMKVRELDNVKKRLSSVFNELMTFSKINQYLISRTLRFMGDRMKVLNYSLRKNNTYGAKGLREKTKEPAIINKKI from the coding sequence ATGATAGACAAAGAATTAACGGAATTACTTGTCGTACTGAAAAGCGAGCTTGAAACGGGCGAAGAGCTGTTAAAGATATCAAAGTCGCAGAAGCACTGCATAAAGAATTCCGACTTGAACGAGTTGAAAGTAAACGTGGATAATTCGGAGGATTTACTGGTAAAAATAATGAATATGGAAGACGAGCGCAGGCGCATAATTTTGAATATCAGTTCAATATTAAACATACCCTGCGAGAAGTTAACGATTTCTGAAATAATAAAGAACTCAAAACGCGAGAACAGTATGAAAGTAAGGGAATTAGACAACGTAAAGAAACGGCTTTCTTCGGTTTTCAACGAACTTATGACATTTTCAAAGATCAACCAGTATTTGATATCGAGGACGCTGAGATTTATGGGCGACAGGATGAAAGTCCTTAATTATAGTTTAAGAAAAAACAATACTTATGGCGCAAAAGGATTAAGAGAAAAAACAAAAGAACCCGCAATAATAAACAAAAAAATATGA
- the flgK gene encoding flagellar hook-associated protein FlgK — protein sequence MISLSQILDIGKKSLSSHQYALSVTGQNIANVNTPGYSRQRAIFQSDIPIDTIPGPVGTGVKIEDIERIRDQFVDTQVKDQLSQVGEWDKSSSLLTEIESILNEPTDTGLSQMISDFFNAWANVSNSPEETGPRRVLVAKAEVLSDTFNRLKEQLQSNITNINKDIEYKVDLINTKAGEIAQLNGQIVKSEAGGQTANDLRDKRDKIVNELASFANIQTVESDDGSVAVYVNYKVIVDRLSTVELTTEMTDRAGVKMRDIMYNGEKLEPQSGELHATLYIRDEQIPEYIDKLDTLAGSIIDEVNTVHRAGYGLDGTTAKSFFSGADASSISVSSAILSDLSLIAASSTGGPGSGNTALQISKLANSLSMNDGTATFADFYSSTVAEIGATTETAGIMLDNENALLTQLKNYQDSVSGVSLDEEYTNMINYQHGYEAAAKVVSMANGLFATILGMVGVS from the coding sequence ATGATAAGCTTATCTCAAATATTAGACATCGGCAAAAAAAGCCTTTCATCTCATCAGTATGCACTTTCGGTTACCGGGCAAAACATAGCAAACGTGAACACGCCGGGTTATTCAAGACAAAGAGCGATATTTCAATCGGATATACCAATAGATACAATTCCGGGGCCGGTTGGAACGGGCGTCAAGATAGAAGACATAGAGAGAATAAGAGACCAGTTCGTAGATACGCAGGTAAAAGACCAGCTTTCGCAGGTTGGGGAATGGGATAAAAGCAGTTCGCTGCTTACGGAAATAGAAAGCATTTTAAACGAGCCCACGGATACAGGATTATCCCAGATGATATCCGATTTTTTCAACGCATGGGCGAACGTATCAAACAGCCCGGAAGAAACGGGACCAAGGAGAGTATTAGTAGCAAAAGCGGAAGTATTATCCGACACATTTAACAGATTAAAAGAACAATTACAATCAAATATCACGAATATAAACAAGGACATAGAATATAAAGTAGACCTCATCAATACAAAGGCAGGAGAGATAGCACAATTAAACGGCCAGATAGTCAAAAGCGAAGCCGGCGGACAAACAGCAAACGACTTGCGTGACAAAAGGGATAAAATCGTAAACGAGTTGGCGAGTTTTGCAAACATTCAAACGGTAGAATCGGATGACGGTTCAGTTGCCGTATACGTAAATTATAAAGTAATAGTGGACAGGTTAAGTACGGTTGAATTAACAACGGAAATGACGGACAGGGCCGGTGTAAAGATGCGTGACATAATGTATAACGGGGAAAAACTGGAACCGCAGAGCGGGGAACTACATGCCACGCTGTATATAAGGGACGAGCAAATTCCCGAATACATAGACAAACTTGATACGCTAGCGGGTTCTATTATAGACGAGGTAAATACAGTACACAGAGCTGGATACGGGTTAGACGGGACTACGGCAAAGAGTTTTTTCAGCGGCGCAGATGCATCCTCAATTTCTGTAAGCAGCGCAATTTTGTCTGATTTATCATTGATTGCAGCTTCATCAACGGGAGGACCGGGGAGTGGAAACACGGCATTACAAATTTCAAAACTTGCAAATTCTTTAAGTATGAATGACGGGACCGCAACGTTCGCGGATTTTTATAGTTCTACGGTAGCCGAAATAGGGGCGACCACAGAAACAGCAGGAATAATGCTCGACAATGAAAACGCGTTGCTCACGCAATTAAAAAATTACCAGGATTCCGTTAGCGGAGTATCTCTGGATGAAGAATATACAAATATGATAAATTATCAACACGGCTACGAGGCTGCCGCAAAAGTGGTAAGTATGGCAAATGGACTTTTTGCAACTATACTTGGTATGGTGGGAGTGAGCTAA
- the flgL gene encoding flagellar hook-associated protein FlgL, producing MRISTNLLSRNVLAQIEQGQERLFWNNQRIATTKRIQKPSDDPIGTDTAMQTRTNINANNQYIENSNNAVSWLNSTEMAVNNLFDSLTTASELATYGASDTIGPDSRKAVGNEVNQLLEEFVDNANSQAKGKYIFGGFQTLEAPYETEENVADQNISGTAYDTPIDLTPPAQMLRGTALLTDTTGTITYTEGVDYTIDYEEGTITILSTGGMLVPNNYLIDYETQISGVKANSKGIDGNILRQISESETMTINISGNEIFKTSRGADAFQALINLRDALYADDTAGIETAMGQLDDARELIRTGIETVGSRLERLNSHIPNLEESQLTRKADLSRVEDTDMAYESMELQKNQIALQAALQTGISIMQLSIVNFLK from the coding sequence ATGAGAATATCTACAAATTTACTTTCAAGAAATGTTTTGGCCCAAATTGAACAAGGGCAGGAAAGATTATTCTGGAATAACCAAAGAATAGCCACTACAAAAAGGATACAAAAACCGTCAGACGATCCGATTGGGACTGATACGGCAATGCAAACCAGGACTAACATTAATGCCAACAATCAATACATAGAAAACAGCAATAACGCAGTTTCATGGTTAAATTCTACGGAGATGGCCGTTAATAATTTGTTTGATTCGTTGACGACAGCATCCGAGTTAGCAACTTACGGGGCAAGCGATACCATAGGCCCGGACAGCCGCAAAGCAGTAGGAAACGAAGTGAACCAGCTTCTCGAAGAGTTTGTTGACAATGCAAATTCGCAGGCAAAAGGCAAATACATATTCGGAGGATTCCAGACGCTTGAGGCTCCATACGAAACGGAAGAAAACGTAGCCGACCAGAATATAAGCGGCACGGCGTATGATACTCCGATAGATTTGACGCCTCCCGCACAAATGCTGAGAGGCACAGCTTTACTAACGGACACCACAGGAACGATAACTTATACGGAAGGAGTAGATTATACGATTGACTATGAAGAGGGAACAATCACAATATTATCCACCGGCGGGATGTTGGTGCCCAATAATTATCTTATAGACTATGAAACGCAAATATCGGGGGTAAAAGCAAACTCGAAGGGTATTGACGGAAACATACTGAGACAAATTTCAGAATCCGAAACTATGACCATAAACATTAGCGGGAACGAAATTTTCAAAACAAGCAGAGGCGCGGACGCATTCCAGGCGCTTATAAACCTGAGAGATGCGCTTTATGCTGACGATACAGCAGGGATAGAAACGGCTATGGGACAACTTGATGACGCAAGGGAGCTTATCCGAACAGGGATAGAAACAGTTGGTTCCAGGCTTGAAAGATTAAACTCGCACATTCCTAACCTTGAAGAGTCACAACTAACGAGGAAAGCAGACCTATCAAGAGTGGAAGACACCGATATGGCTTACGAATCAATGGAATTGCAGAAGAACCAGATAGCGCTGCAAGCGGCGTTGCAAACCGGAATAAGCATAATGCAATTGTCTATCGTGAATTTTCTGAAGTAG
- a CDS encoding TetR/AcrR family transcriptional regulator, giving the protein MGKENSDSKGKIILAAIEVFARKGKHGASMEEIAAKAGVNKALLYYYFKSKDNLFQKTLTEVLHKIFYRILSNIEQTNGDTGDSVKKEECFFDAHRDAFSQDPNFSKIVLGVISDEPCSLRDAIESIKKEGEHKISSELLTIFEKGMLKEKFRRINSAHVLSSIFERGKGNPQ; this is encoded by the coding sequence ATGGGGAAAGAGAATAGTGACAGCAAGGGAAAAATTATTCTTGCTGCGATTGAAGTTTTTGCCCGGAAGGGGAAACACGGAGCAAGCATGGAAGAGATTGCCGCTAAAGCGGGGGTAAACAAGGCATTGCTTTACTATTATTTTAAGAGTAAGGATAATCTTTTTCAGAAGACGCTTACGGAGGTTCTGCATAAGATTTTTTATCGCATACTATCGAACATAGAGCAGACGAATGGTGATACGGGAGATTCCGTTAAGAAAGAGGAGTGTTTTTTTGATGCTCACCGGGATGCGTTTTCGCAGGACCCTAATTTTTCCAAAATTGTTTTGGGAGTGATTTCTGATGAGCCGTGTAGTCTGAGAGACGCGATAGAATCGATTAAAAAAGAGGGGGAACATAAAATTTCTTCCGAATTGCTTACAATTTTTGAGAAGGGAATGCTTAAAGAAAAGTTCCGGAGAATTAACTCTGCGCACGTTTTAAGCAGTATTTTTGAGAGGGGAAAAGGTAATCCTCAATAG
- a CDS encoding glycosyltransferase family 4 protein: protein MRILMLGWEFPPFFAGGVGVVCSELSKALARRGEEIIFVMPSGPLQPTSGTKHLNKFLIADKDFNEFTEIHESIAKSIKLNITIKTIESLLNPYITFDEYQKKYSAVKRFMGKEMGFMGQEGGELYGKNLIEEVYRFAIRAISIGEKEKFDVIHAHDWTTFPAGIVLKKLTGKPLVVHIHITEFDKSGGQHANPEIYKIEREGMVEADTVIAVSKAVKERCMHNYYIGGEKIVVIHNASTPMISTEYARKADVEGRPKIVLFAGRVTLQKGPDYFVEAAKLVLQKNKNVLFVMAGTGDMLNRMIEKVADYGMADKFIFTGFYDRKDAERLFGMADVFVMPSVSEPFGITPLEAQYKKVPTIISRQTGVSEILKHCLKVNFWDINALAGKILEVLAYAPLKEELKEKGFQEVQLITWDRPAMECIKIYNKYYKPADKTDKKTKTKKSKKS from the coding sequence ATGAGAATTCTAATGTTAGGCTGGGAATTTCCGCCTTTTTTTGCAGGCGGGGTCGGTGTGGTATGCAGTGAATTAAGCAAGGCGCTTGCGAGAAGAGGGGAAGAAATAATTTTTGTAATGCCTTCGGGGCCTTTACAACCAACATCCGGCACGAAACATTTAAATAAATTTCTAATTGCCGATAAGGATTTTAACGAATTTACCGAGATTCATGAAAGCATAGCAAAAAGCATAAAACTAAACATAACCATAAAAACAATAGAATCATTGCTCAACCCGTATATTACGTTTGATGAATACCAAAAAAAATACAGCGCAGTAAAACGGTTTATGGGGAAAGAAATGGGATTTATGGGGCAAGAAGGCGGAGAATTGTACGGCAAAAATTTAATCGAAGAAGTTTATCGGTTTGCAATAAGAGCAATTTCAATCGGGGAAAAAGAGAAGTTTGACGTGATACACGCTCACGATTGGACGACTTTTCCTGCCGGAATCGTATTGAAAAAACTGACGGGAAAACCATTAGTAGTGCACATTCACATAACCGAATTTGACAAATCCGGTGGGCAGCATGCAAACCCGGAAATATATAAAATAGAGCGGGAAGGTATGGTTGAAGCGGACACCGTAATCGCGGTAAGTAAGGCAGTAAAAGAAAGATGTATGCATAATTATTACATAGGCGGGGAGAAAATAGTCGTAATTCATAACGCCTCTACTCCGATGATTTCAACCGAATACGCCAGAAAGGCCGATGTCGAAGGAAGACCGAAAATAGTGTTGTTCGCGGGTAGGGTAACTTTGCAGAAAGGGCCTGACTACTTTGTCGAAGCGGCAAAGCTTGTTCTGCAGAAGAATAAAAATGTCCTATTCGTAATGGCGGGAACGGGAGATATGTTAAACCGAATGATAGAAAAAGTGGCGGATTACGGGATGGCGGATAAATTCATATTTACCGGATTCTATGATAGAAAAGATGCGGAGCGGTTATTCGGAATGGCAGATGTTTTCGTTATGCCGTCGGTTTCCGAGCCTTTCGGGATTACCCCGCTGGAAGCGCAATACAAAAAAGTCCCTACGATAATTTCGAGACAGACGGGCGTTTCGGAAATCCTCAAACACTGCTTAAAAGTAAATTTCTGGGACATAAACGCGCTGGCAGGGAAAATACTGGAAGTCCTTGCATATGCACCGTTAAAGGAAGAACTCAAAGAAAAGGGATTCCAGGAAGTTCAACTCATCACATGGGACAGGCCTGCAATGGAATGCATAAAAATATATAATAAATATTATAAACCCGCTGATAAAACGGACAAAAAAACCAAAACCAAAAAGAGCAAAAAATCTTAA
- a CDS encoding polysaccharide deacetylase family protein produces MPSVCFYFQVHQPYRLRNYSIFDIGNRSDYFDDAKNFQITRKVADKCYLAANAVIYDLIKKHKGAFRVSYSITGVALEQFEKYAPEVIESFVRLAETGCVEFVNETYYHSLSYLYSKAEFKEQITMHRKKIEQLFKQTPVVFRNTELIFSDEIARFIESLGFKAVLIEGADSILDWRSPHFVYHVPNTKVALLLRSYKLSDDISFRFSNKDWNEYPLTADKFTKWVSAVNGNGVVINLFMDYETFGEHQWQATGIFEFLKALPESILKNKDNNFLTVSEVVEKYPPISELNIPNFISWADMERDLSAWLGNRMQINAAETLYKMEMQVKRTKDKQLLEDWRRLTTSDHYYYMCTKWFSDGDVHKYFNPYESPYEGFISFMNVLNDMRTRILTSKKEEEMAKKIVSKQSPKSTAKLPETKIKEVPVEKSFFLQDGRILRTLKDLKDTLDTMDDSIFYHHVSLDRNDFANWVRDVFKLPDLAVKIANAGNQAETKKAISNYLSK; encoded by the coding sequence ATGCCAAGCGTATGTTTTTATTTCCAGGTTCATCAACCTTATAGGTTAAGAAATTACAGCATTTTTGATATCGGGAACAGATCCGATTATTTTGATGATGCCAAAAATTTTCAGATTACACGAAAAGTTGCGGACAAATGTTATCTTGCCGCAAACGCCGTTATTTACGACCTTATAAAAAAACATAAAGGGGCATTCAGAGTTTCTTACAGCATAACCGGAGTAGCGCTTGAACAATTCGAAAAGTATGCGCCCGAAGTTATAGAGTCGTTCGTTAGGCTCGCAGAAACGGGATGCGTAGAATTCGTAAACGAAACTTATTATCACTCGCTGTCTTATCTATACTCTAAGGCGGAATTCAAAGAACAGATTACTATGCATCGAAAAAAAATAGAACAGTTGTTCAAGCAAACGCCTGTCGTATTCAGGAACACGGAGTTAATATTCAGTGACGAAATAGCAAGGTTCATTGAATCTCTCGGTTTTAAGGCGGTTTTGATTGAAGGAGCGGACAGCATTCTCGATTGGCGTTCTCCGCATTTTGTATATCACGTTCCGAATACTAAGGTAGCTTTACTTTTGCGAAGCTATAAATTAAGCGATGATATTTCGTTCAGATTCAGCAATAAAGATTGGAATGAATACCCTTTAACCGCAGATAAGTTTACAAAATGGGTTTCCGCGGTAAACGGGAATGGCGTAGTAATAAATCTATTTATGGATTATGAGACATTCGGCGAACACCAATGGCAGGCAACAGGTATTTTTGAATTTCTAAAAGCATTGCCGGAAAGTATCCTGAAAAATAAAGACAATAATTTCCTTACGGTAAGCGAAGTCGTGGAAAAATATCCCCCGATCTCAGAATTAAACATACCAAATTTCATTTCCTGGGCAGATATGGAACGAGATTTAAGCGCATGGCTCGGGAATCGTATGCAGATTAATGCGGCTGAGACTCTATATAAAATGGAAATGCAGGTAAAAAGAACCAAAGATAAACAATTATTAGAAGATTGGAGACGATTAACTACTTCTGACCATTATTATTATATGTGCACAAAATGGTTTAGCGACGGTGATGTGCATAAATATTTCAACCCTTACGAAAGTCCTTACGAAGGGTTCATATCTTTTATGAATGTTCTAAACGATATGAGAACAAGGATATTAACTTCCAAAAAGGAGGAAGAAATGGCTAAAAAAATAGTTTCAAAGCAATCGCCAAAATCTACAGCAAAATTGCCAGAAACAAAAATAAAAGAAGTGCCGGTAGAAAAAAGTTTCTTTTTACAGGATGGCAGGATTTTAAGGACCCTAAAAGACCTTAAAGATACACTCGACACAATGGATGACTCGATCTTCTATCACCACGTAAGTTTAGATAGAAACGATTTTGCAAATTGGGTAAGAGACGTATTCAAGCTCCCTGATCTAGCTGTTAAAATTGCGAATGCAGGGAATCAAGCTGAAACCAAAAAAGCAATATCTAACTACCTTTCAAAGTAA
- a CDS encoding glycogen/starch synthase — protein sequence MASELKPQTDYAFEISWEVCNKVGGIYTVIREKAPFMVSCYKNYYAVGPYLGNNSLKEFREEKPPQEWNGIFKSLAIAGVECHYGKWLIPGEPNAILIGFDKLLSMKNGVKSELWENYKVDSLRSGWDFEEPMLWSKGVTMLLDRLGKLYAKDKIVAHCHEWLAGFIVLNLKSLKSKIKTIFTTHATMLGRSLAGSGEAFYEKLGSVNPEESAYKLHVEDKFTVERATAQTCDIFTTVSEVTAVEAEKILGRKPDILLLNGMNSTAFPTIEETSIKHVFNRDKIREFLKYYFLPYYKMDVSKNLIFYTSCRYEFKNKGLDILIEALAKLDKELQDEQPKDNIIFFFWVPMAVKRIKSTLSENRDYYFRIKEYVNKHINELSTNITDEFISAKGTEEASGSINKFMQNIRKETLHFKRSGNPPIATHEIENEEFDAVISTLKANGLDNSEESKVKVIVYPVYLTGNDGLSNLFYYDAIAGAHLGVFPSYYEPWGYTPLESGALGVPAITTDLAGFGKFIESQKTWVGKGIYLLKRLGIKREDVVEQLYKLMSDFFHLSHEDRVNQKIIAKELTGLVEWKILVCNYIQAHNMALEK from the coding sequence ATGGCTTCGGAACTAAAACCACAAACTGATTATGCTTTTGAAATTTCATGGGAAGTATGCAACAAAGTAGGTGGAATTTACACGGTAATTAGAGAAAAAGCTCCTTTTATGGTAAGCTGCTATAAAAATTACTATGCGGTAGGCCCTTACCTTGGGAATAATTCACTCAAAGAATTCAGGGAAGAAAAGCCTCCACAGGAATGGAACGGAATTTTCAAATCTCTTGCAATTGCGGGAGTAGAATGTCATTATGGAAAATGGCTAATCCCCGGTGAACCTAATGCAATACTAATAGGGTTTGACAAACTTCTTTCAATGAAAAACGGCGTAAAATCGGAATTATGGGAAAATTATAAAGTAGATTCGCTAAGAAGTGGATGGGATTTTGAAGAACCAATGTTGTGGTCAAAAGGAGTAACAATGCTCCTTGATAGATTGGGCAAGTTATACGCTAAAGATAAAATAGTTGCTCACTGTCACGAATGGCTTGCAGGTTTTATAGTATTGAACTTAAAAAGTCTAAAATCAAAAATCAAAACTATATTTACAACTCACGCCACAATGTTGGGAAGAAGCCTGGCAGGCAGCGGAGAAGCATTTTATGAAAAATTGGGATCCGTAAATCCTGAGGAATCTGCTTATAAATTACACGTCGAAGATAAATTTACCGTGGAAAGAGCAACTGCCCAAACTTGTGATATTTTTACAACCGTTTCCGAAGTTACTGCAGTTGAAGCTGAAAAAATACTCGGTAGAAAACCGGATATTCTATTACTAAATGGGATGAACTCCACTGCTTTTCCGACTATAGAAGAAACTTCTATCAAACACGTTTTTAACCGTGATAAAATAAGAGAATTCCTGAAATACTACTTTTTACCTTACTACAAAATGGATGTCAGCAAAAATCTGATTTTCTATACTTCTTGCAGATATGAATTTAAAAATAAAGGGCTTGATATACTTATTGAAGCGCTTGCCAAATTGGACAAAGAACTTCAGGATGAACAGCCTAAAGATAATATTATCTTTTTCTTTTGGGTTCCTATGGCAGTTAAGAGAATAAAATCCACGTTATCGGAAAACAGGGATTACTATTTCCGCATAAAAGAGTATGTAAATAAACATATAAACGAATTAAGCACGAACATAACAGATGAATTTATCTCTGCAAAAGGGACAGAAGAAGCATCCGGATCTATTAACAAGTTTATGCAGAACATAAGAAAAGAAACTCTGCATTTCAAGAGAAGTGGGAACCCACCGATAGCAACTCACGAAATTGAAAACGAAGAATTTGATGCCGTAATATCCACACTAAAGGCAAACGGACTTGATAATAGCGAAGAAAGTAAAGTTAAAGTAATCGTTTACCCTGTTTACCTCACAGGAAATGACGGGTTGTCAAATTTATTTTATTACGATGCCATTGCAGGCGCTCATTTAGGCGTATTTCCAAGTTATTACGAACCGTGGGGATATACTCCTCTGGAATCAGGAGCCTTAGGTGTCCCGGCAATAACCACCGACTTAGCCGGCTTCGGTAAATTCATAGAATCACAAAAAACATGGGTTGGAAAAGGTATATACTTGTTAAAACGATTAGGTATAAAACGCGAAGACGTTGTCGAACAACTATATAAACTTATGTCCGACTTTTTCCATCTATCACACGAAGACAGGGTAAACCAAAAAATAATAGCGAAAGAATTAACCGGGCTTGTTGAATGGAAAATTCTTGTATGTAACTATATCCAGGCACATAATATGGCACTGGAGAAATAA
- a CDS encoding amylo-alpha-1,6-glucosidase yields MEEKLFLLTNNNGNYIALGNSEFSNFLGLFHFLPEKWTLYKTIENISIDLLPENIINNYDSIERINGKTKEKFYYKDTDIIYEVTNYTGYINIDLDFREIYDFDDTNRIYEITRENDNLKILYKKDGKSLTINGVKEYINIGQWVKKEYPYDKKRNGKSEFYIYKALKIKVQNNIKLVFSFKVTQASSLSSSSSSFQLENSNYEIDNSIYFDPNDELGIHQRNLPHWEQKGKSYFVTFRLNDSIPKEVADNIKKERNLWLKQNGISDTFNIEKLSKEKQKEYYCLFSRRYDKLLDNSYGSCVLDNPKCKEIVENAIMYFDNERYYLDKYIIMPNHVHVIVIPKGIWTLTQILHSWKSFTANEINKLLHQKTELWMHESFDHIIRSPEQLEKIRKYIKDNPKNSHKQDACDTEVTQASSLSSRSNSNFRLESFKHKQDACDTLVNQASSLSNETNALKSLVTDTPAGIGIFAGFPWFFQFWARDELISTGAIIVAGQYELAKSILSRYLNSILEDGRLSNWYAPSPPSLGSADAIGWLFHRLSLLLKTLNSKHSLNKYFSKKELTEIEKTLHNSVDNIYRNYGQTGLIRNNKKETWMDTIPRAGYRIEIQALQLSMLKAINYISTLTKTNTLKYTKMEQELKKEVKSKFFVNGMLSDGIDESGNLDTTIRPNIFIASYLYPELLTKNEWKSVFSETLKKLWLKWGGLSTIDINNPLYCDEYTGQDDRSYHNGDSWFFVNNLAAISMYRIDKVYFNTYIKDILKASTTEMLSYGFIGHCAELSSAKKLNPCGCLAQAWSSATLVELTSEVKNGNIKIK; encoded by the coding sequence ATGGAAGAAAAACTATTTTTACTTACAAATAATAACGGGAATTATATTGCACTTGGAAATTCCGAGTTTTCTAATTTTTTAGGTTTATTTCATTTTCTACCCGAGAAATGGACTCTATATAAGACAATAGAAAATATAAGTATTGATTTACTCCCCGAAAACATAATAAATAACTATGATTCCATAGAAAGAATAAACGGCAAAACCAAAGAAAAGTTTTACTATAAAGACACCGATATAATTTATGAAGTTACTAACTATACCGGCTATATAAATATAGATTTAGACTTCAGAGAAATATATGATTTTGATGATACAAATAGAATTTATGAAATTACACGGGAAAATGATAACTTAAAAATATTATACAAAAAAGACGGGAAATCTTTGACCATCAATGGAGTAAAAGAATATATAAATATAGGGCAATGGGTAAAAAAAGAATATCCATATGATAAAAAAAGAAATGGCAAATCTGAATTCTACATTTATAAAGCATTAAAAATTAAAGTCCAAAACAATATAAAACTGGTATTTTCTTTTAAAGTAACTCAAGCTTCTAGCTTGAGCAGCAGTAGTTCAAGCTTCCAGCTTGAAAATAGCAATTATGAAATTGATAACAGTATTTACTTTGATCCCAATGATGAATTAGGTATACACCAAAGAAACTTGCCCCATTGGGAACAGAAAGGAAAATCATATTTTGTCACTTTCAGACTGAATGATTCTATTCCAAAAGAAGTGGCAGATAATATAAAAAAAGAAAGGAATTTATGGCTTAAGCAAAATGGTATTTCTGATACATTCAACATAGAAAAATTATCTAAAGAAAAACAAAAAGAATATTATTGTTTATTTTCAAGAAGATATGATAAATTATTAGACAACAGCTATGGCTCCTGCGTATTAGACAATCCTAAATGTAAGGAAATTGTTGAAAATGCAATAATGTATTTCGATAATGAGAGATACTATTTGGACAAATATATCATTATGCCTAACCATGTTCATGTTATTGTTATTCCAAAAGGGATATGGACTTTAACGCAGATTCTCCATTCATGGAAATCATTTACTGCCAATGAGATAAATAAACTACTCCATCAGAAAACTGAATTGTGGATGCACGAATCTTTTGATCATATAATCAGAAGCCCCGAACAATTAGAAAAAATCCGGAAATATATAAAAGACAATCCTAAAAATAGCCACAAGCAAGATGCTTGTGATACAGAAGTAACTCAAGCTTCCAGCTTGAGCAGCAGAAGTAATTCAAACTTTCGGCTTGAAAGTTTCAAACACAAGCAAGATGCTTGTGATACACTTGTAAATCAAGCTTCTAGCTTGAGCAATGAAACAAACGCACTAAAATCGCTTGTAACGGACACACCCGCCGGAATAGGTATATTTGCAGGTTTCCCCTGGTTTTTCCAGTTCTGGGCAAGAGATGAATTAATATCCACAGGCGCTATAATAGTGGCAGGACAATATGAATTGGCTAAATCTATATTATCCCGTTATCTTAACAGTATTCTTGAAGATGGCAGATTATCAAATTGGTATGCCCCTTCTCCCCCATCCCTCGGCAGCGCCGATGCTATCGGATGGCTTTTTCACAGATTATCACTTCTCCTGAAAACACTAAACTCAAAACATTCTTTGAATAAATACTTCTCCAAAAAAGAACTTACGGAAATAGAAAAAACATTACATAATAGTGTTGACAACATATATCGTAATTATGGACAAACCGGCTTAATTCGGAACAATAAAAAAGAAACATGGATGGATACAATCCCGCGGGCAGGATACAGAATAGAAATACAGGCACTGCAACTCTCTATGCTCAAAGCTATAAATTATATATCCACATTAACAAAAACCAACACGTTAAAATATACTAAAATGGAGCAGGAATTAAAAAAAGAAGTTAAAAGCAAATTTTTTGTAAACGGAATGCTTTCCGACGGCATAGACGAATCCGGCAATCTTGACACAACAATAAGACCAAATATTTTTATCGCCAGTTATTTATATCCTGAATTACTTACTAAAAACGAGTGGAAATCAGTGTTTTCAGAAACACTTAAAAAATTATGGCTGAAATGGGGCGGATTATCTACAATAGACATAAACAATCCTTTATACTGTGACGAATACACGGGGCAAGACGATAGAAGCTATCACAATGGCGATTCATGGTTCTTTGTTAATAATCTTGCCGCTATATCTATGTATAGGATTGACAAAGTCTATTTTAATACTTATATAAAAGATATATTGAAAGCGTCTACAACCGAAATGTTATCTTATGGATTTATAGGTCATTGCGCAGAATTATCTTCTGCAAAAAAATTAAACCCCTGCGGGTGTCTTGCACAGGCATGGAGCTCGGCAACACTTGTAGAATTAACCAGCGAGGTGAAAAATGGAAATATTAAAATTAAATGA